One genomic segment of Anguilla anguilla isolate fAngAng1 chromosome 2, fAngAng1.pri, whole genome shotgun sequence includes these proteins:
- the foxi1 gene encoding forkhead box protein I1, with amino-acid sequence MNAFGQQPPNPQSSPIQHHSAQELLDMAVYCDNFSMYQQNLHHHHSQRPTAHPPTYGLGEYTSPTTNPYLWLNSPGINSSPYLSGTNGASYIPSGYGANQRQFLPPPTGFGGADLGWLSLSSQQELFKMVRPPYSYSALIAMAIQNAQDKKLTLSQIYQYVAENFPFYKKSKAGWQNSIRHNLSLNDCFKKVARDEDDPGKGNYWTLDPNCEKMFDNGNFRRKRKRRTDANVGSSNVVPVKSEEDSSVLKLSETTSVLSTPPQSLQNSPGSSESKSSPSPSIDHSPCFNNFVSNMNSMLAGNNNVVGSRQYGSGLLEDLTQSRENLSGLGSYSPTQSTMLNSDVNSHPTPRQSYYPSNQNSGHLGSHLTNHFSVNNLIYSREGTEV; translated from the exons ATGAACGCTTTTGGACAGCAGCCACCCAACCCTCAGTCTAGTCCTATTCAGCACCACAGTGCACAGGAGCTTCTGGACATGGCCGTTTACTGCGACAACTTCAGCATGTACCAGCAGAACCTTCATCACCATCATTCTCAAAGGCCTACGGCGCATCCTCCCACCTACGGGCTTGGAGAGTACACATCGCCAACTACCAACCCATACCTGTGGCTAAACAGCCCAGGTATCAACTCGTCTCCTTATCTTTCTGGAACGAATGGGGCTTCGTATATACCGTCGGGATATGGGGCAAATCAAAGGCAATTTCTGCCACCACCAACGGGCTTTGGAGGCGCGGACCTTGGCTGGCTCTCTCTGTCCAGCCAGCAAGAACTTTTTAAGATGGTTAGACCTCCGTACTCATATTCGGCTTTAATAGCAATGGCGATACAAAATGCGCAAGATAAAAAATTGACTCTGAGTCAAATTTACCAGTATGTGGCTGAAAACTTCCCCTTCTACAAAAAGAGCAAAGCTGGGTGGCAGAACTCAATTCGTCACAACCTGTCTTTGAACGACTGTTTCAAGAAAGTTGCACGAGATGAAGACGATCCGG gtaAAGGAAACTACTGGACTCTGGACCCAAATTGTGAAAAGATGTTCGACAATGGAAACTTCAGGCgaaagaggaaaaggaggacGGATGCTAACGTCGGAAGCTCCAATGTAGTGCCGGTGAAGTCGGAAGAGGACAGCAGCGTACTGAAGCTCTCAGAAACCACGAGCGTTCTCAGCACACCGCCGCAGAGTTTGCAGAATTCCCCCGGGTCGAGCGAGTCCAAGTCTTCTCCATCACCTTCCATCGACCACAGTCCTTGTTTCAACAACTTCGTCTCCAATATGAACTCGATGCTTGCAGGAAACAACAACGTCGTAGGCAGCAGGCAGTATGGTTCGGGACTTCTGGAGGATTTGACCCAGAGCAGAGAGAACTTGTCTGGACTTGGCTCATATTCGCCAACGCAAAGCACCATGTTGAACTCTGACGTTAATAGCCATCCCACTCCACGACAGAGCTACTACCCCTCAAATCAAAACAGTGGTCATTTGGGCAGTCATCTTACGAATCAtttcagtgttaataatttaatatatagtCGTGAAGGAACAGAAGTTTAG